The DNA segment GCCCAATTTAAATTCCATGCATTACCTGAATTCACAAAATTCAGATAACAAAAAACCCCGAAAAGTCGGGGTTTTTTGTTGCTGGACCCTGATAGATTGAGTATGACTCAATCCGCAGTGACTCGCACTGCCAAACTTGCAACATCTTAATGCTGAAACAATCATCGATTGACTCATCCACTAAGAATTGGTTGCGGGGGCCGGATTTGAACCGACGACCTTCGGGTTATGAGCCCGACGAGCTACCAAGCTGCTCCACCCCGCGTCCGACTTGCTGAGCATTATACGCTCAAGCCTGCTTTTTACAAGTTTGTAAAACATGGTGCCGAGAGAGGGACTCGAACCCTCACACCAAAGGCACCAGCACCTCATGCTGGCGTGTCTACCAATTTCACCATCTCGGCATAGAGTTAATTAAAACTCAAATTCTTATTGTGGGATCTCATCACCGCTTTCAGCAGGGATATCACTCACAGCGTCATCAGCTTGCTGGATAACTTGACCTTGACTTGGGTCAATCCAGTCTGACTCAGGTTTATGTGTTGACATATTACCTAGAGCCAAGCTAATCACGAAAAATACTGTCGCACAAAGTGCTGTCATACGTGTTAGGAAGTTACCTGAACCCGTTGCACCAAACACAGTGTTTGAAGCACCAGAGCCAAAAGAAGCTCCCATATCTGCGCCTTTACCTTGTTGAATCAACACAAGGCCAATGACACCAAGCGCCGCCAACAGATAAATCACAAGTAGAACCTGAAACATATTTTCCACCTATGTCTAAATTGTTCAGCTAAATACGCTTTGCGTTCAATTGAGATGAACGTCAGCGTCATTCAAGCGACCTCCTCATTGAAGGCGGAGGCAATACTAGCCGAAGCAATATACTCTGACAAGAGATATTTAACAAAAAAACGGGATATTACAATCAACCGCTCAAAATATCAGCGGTAAGGTTATTGTACACACATATCCCTTACCGCTCATCACTAATTATCTCATTTGAAAGATAATTTAAAAGCTGGCTTTAACTGCGTCTGCAATCTTAGTTGCGCTCGCTTGTA comes from the Vibrio astriarenae genome and includes:
- the secG gene encoding preprotein translocase subunit SecG, giving the protein MFQVLLVIYLLAALGVIGLVLIQQGKGADMGASFGSGASNTVFGATGSGNFLTRMTALCATVFFVISLALGNMSTHKPESDWIDPSQGQVIQQADDAVSDIPAESGDEIPQ